In one bacterium genomic region, the following are encoded:
- a CDS encoding aquaporin: MNKYVTELIGTFFLVLTIGTTVIAGAAGVIPPLAIGAALMVMVFAGGHVSGAHYNPAVTLGAWMRGRVAAKDVLPYVTSQLIGALLASLFVGYLKGGAAVKAMTLAVGPALVAEFLYTFALVYVMLNVTTAKGTAGNSFYGLAIGMTVMTGA, translated from the coding sequence GTGAACAAGTATGTCACCGAACTCATCGGCACGTTCTTTCTCGTGCTGACGATTGGGACCACGGTTATCGCAGGCGCGGCAGGGGTCATTCCACCGCTGGCGATTGGGGCCGCGCTCATGGTGATGGTATTTGCAGGCGGTCATGTCTCCGGGGCCCACTACAATCCCGCCGTGACCCTGGGAGCCTGGATGCGGGGGCGCGTGGCCGCCAAGGACGTCCTCCCTTATGTCACCTCCCAACTCATCGGCGCCCTGCTTGCCTCGCTCTTCGTGGGATACCTGAAGGGCGGTGCCGCGGTGAAGGCCATGACCCTGGCCGTGGGGCCTGCGTTGGTCGCGGAGTTCCTCTATACCTTTGCGTTGGTATACGTGATGCTCAACGTCACGACCGCTAAAGGAACCGCAGGGAACTCCTTTTACGGCCTGGCGATCGGGATGACCGTGATGACCGGCGCA